The following are from one region of the Paenibacillus bovis genome:
- a CDS encoding serine hydrolase produces MKKMLYTSLAVILVSSIFTTGCMTSRSDSAAAPVITYTSSHIDREGPQNAEELEKFADRVFADKMKKFNTVGSNFVVVTNGKVMLSKGYGYADREKKTPVDSNTVFQIGSVTKSFTALAAMQLVDKGKINLHHDIQEYLGGIKVPNTTGKKLTMFDLLTYSGGFDEPDIANESYPEYVHSYFPLKSYIESHMPTVVRPPGEAYTYDNFGFMLAGYAVAQVAGTSYSQYMQKNIFKPLGMSSTSIQFTPSLLNRMAAHYGPDGKRIPLEGFKPTEKPEGGMVSTAKDMAQYLIMHLNKGTYKGKKIVSSKSIQQMHTYQLFPSKNIPVTTIGFEGYFKDKMNGQHVIVKGGNVTGHSSLVVILPEKNTAMYMSYNNDSMMSLDVYEAFMNHYYPQKSKTHKSIHKIINAQQARKYVGLYQNTRIAALRSQVSYSNGRLILETGTSGKHILHMLEPLLFEDEAGNKLTFNTDKAGKIAYLYYMRMPDLVAYAEKIKVDSPFSDVPANSKYRSYINHLHALNVMHGKSAHLFDPNGTMTQGEFSEILLRAHGWYRQPFMIGPNRKQMLAGLPNDSQDTLITREIAAFMIQNLKQAEPRFNIILNDQTEPWATEAIKALVSQGITDPDTQINADGSVDFRPQQLLKRQEASAWLDQAFDYYTLPIQH; encoded by the coding sequence ATGAAAAAAATGTTGTATACCAGTCTTGCCGTCATACTCGTGTCTTCTATATTCACGACCGGCTGTATGACATCACGCAGCGATTCGGCTGCTGCTCCGGTAATAACCTATACCTCTTCCCATATAGACAGGGAGGGGCCGCAAAATGCGGAGGAGTTGGAAAAATTCGCAGACAGGGTATTTGCGGACAAGATGAAGAAATTCAACACGGTAGGCTCCAACTTTGTTGTAGTCACCAATGGTAAAGTCATGCTGAGTAAAGGCTATGGGTATGCAGACAGGGAGAAGAAAACTCCTGTAGATTCGAACACGGTGTTTCAGATCGGTTCGGTTACCAAGTCATTCACTGCACTTGCAGCGATGCAGCTGGTGGACAAGGGGAAAATAAATTTGCATCATGATATTCAGGAGTATTTGGGAGGAATCAAAGTTCCGAATACGACAGGCAAAAAACTGACGATGTTCGACTTGCTTACTTACTCCGGCGGATTTGATGAACCGGATATTGCCAATGAATCGTATCCGGAATATGTGCACAGCTATTTCCCGCTGAAGTCGTATATCGAATCCCATATGCCGACTGTGGTCAGACCTCCGGGAGAAGCTTATACCTATGACAATTTTGGATTTATGCTGGCAGGATATGCAGTAGCCCAGGTGGCAGGCACATCCTATTCGCAATATATGCAAAAGAATATTTTCAAACCGCTCGGCATGTCATCGACGAGTATACAATTTACGCCGTCCTTGTTAAACCGGATGGCTGCTCATTATGGACCCGATGGGAAACGGATACCTTTGGAAGGATTCAAACCAACAGAAAAGCCGGAAGGCGGTATGGTATCCACTGCCAAGGATATGGCCCAGTATCTTATCATGCATCTGAACAAAGGAACGTACAAAGGCAAAAAAATAGTCAGCTCCAAAAGTATTCAGCAGATGCATACGTATCAATTGTTTCCTTCCAAGAACATCCCGGTTACTACCATCGGATTTGAAGGTTATTTTAAAGACAAAATGAATGGCCAGCATGTTATTGTCAAAGGAGGCAACGTAACCGGACATTCTTCTCTGGTCGTTATTCTGCCCGAGAAAAATACAGCTATGTATATGTCGTATAATAACGATTCGATGATGAGTCTGGACGTATACGAAGCATTCATGAATCATTATTATCCGCAAAAATCAAAAACACACAAATCGATCCACAAAATCATAAATGCGCAGCAAGCCAGGAAATACGTAGGATTGTATCAGAATACGCGCATTGCTGCGCTGCGATCCCAAGTGTCTTATTCCAACGGAAGATTGATACTGGAGACAGGCACATCAGGCAAACATATACTTCATATGCTTGAACCGTTGTTATTTGAAGACGAAGCAGGCAATAAACTAACATTTAATACAGACAAAGCCGGTAAAATAGCTTATTTATATTATATGCGGATGCCTGATCTAGTCGCCTATGCGGAGAAAATAAAAGTTGATTCGCCTTTCTCCGATGTACCGGCAAACAGCAAATATCGTTCTTACATTAACCATCTTCATGCCTTGAACGTTATGCATGGCAAGTCTGCTCATCTATTCGATCCGAATGGAACCATGACCCAGGGTGAATTTTCGGAAATACTGCTACGCGCCCATGGATGGTACCGGCAGCCTTTTATGATAGGACCCAATAGAAAGCAAATGCTCGCCGGATTGCCAAATGATTCGCAGGATACACTTATTACCCGGGAAATAGCAGCGTTTATGATCCAGAATCTCAAACAGGCAGAACCCCGATTCAACATTATACTGAATGACCAGACAGAACCGTGGGCTACCGAAGCAATTAAGGCGCTTGTCTCTCAAGGTATTACGGACCCGGATACCCAAATCAACGCTGACGGCTCAGTAGATTTTCGTCCCCAACAGCTGTTGAAGCGCCAGGAAGCCAGTGCATGGTTGGATCAGGCTTTTGATTATTATACCTTGCCTATCCAACACTAA
- a CDS encoding GNAT family N-acetyltransferase, translated as MELATTRLWIRELVMEDWPAVHRYASDPRVTLHTIWGPNTEKDTMQYVQSMLDAQQQELRTVYEMAVIRQEDNQLIGGCGLHLYDQQQAEIGYCYDPDSWGKGYASEAAAAMLEYGFNQLNLHRIYARCRPDNIGSAKVMQKIGMTYEGHLREHMYYKQQWQDSYQYSMLQTEFRENPLF; from the coding sequence ATGGAACTGGCAACAACACGCTTATGGATCAGGGAATTGGTCATGGAAGACTGGCCGGCTGTACACCGATATGCTTCCGATCCTCGGGTGACTCTTCATACGATATGGGGACCCAATACAGAGAAGGATACGATGCAGTACGTACAGTCCATGCTGGATGCACAGCAGCAGGAACTCCGTACAGTCTATGAGATGGCCGTCATTCGTCAGGAAGACAACCAACTCATCGGCGGCTGCGGCCTGCATCTGTATGATCAGCAGCAGGCTGAGATTGGTTACTGTTATGATCCAGACAGCTGGGGCAAAGGCTATGCTTCGGAAGCCGCCGCAGCTATGCTCGAATACGGATTCAACCAGCTGAATCTGCACCGAATTTATGCCAGATGCCGACCGGATAATATCGGTTCTGCCAAAGTTATGCAAAAAATAGGCATGACCTACGAAGGTCATTTGCGTGAGCATATGTATTATAAGCAGCAGTGGCAGGATTCGTACCAGTACTCGATGTTGCAGACAGAATTCCGCGAGAACCCCCTTTTTTAA
- a CDS encoding DUF4870 domain-containing protein has protein sequence MSNFQDPYPQGDPNDVQSNKVMAILAYILFFVPLLAARNSPFAMYHANQGLVLFIIVVAAQVVLTVIPFISLILSPIVFLATLAFMIIGIINAANGQRKPLPFIGNIQLIK, from the coding sequence ATGTCAAATTTTCAAGATCCATACCCGCAGGGTGATCCAAACGATGTGCAAAGTAACAAGGTAATGGCGATTCTGGCTTATATCCTTTTCTTTGTACCGCTTCTAGCCGCACGTAATTCACCGTTTGCCATGTATCATGCCAATCAAGGATTGGTGCTGTTTATTATCGTAGTAGCCGCACAGGTTGTGTTGACTGTAATTCCCTTTATTTCATTGATCTTGTCTCCTATCGTTTTCCTGGCGACTTTGGCCTTTATGATCATCGGTATCATTAATGCAGCCAATGGCCAGCGCAAGCCGCTGCCGTTTATCGGCAATATCCAGCTGATCAAGTAA
- a CDS encoding ABC transporter ATP-binding protein has product MSLMFAFLKKYRVAAVLALLMMFIELALELLQPFLISKIIDDGVSRQDASTVLLWGGILVGGTIIAFVAGIFSSFYASYASQGLGYDLREALYTKVQSFSYALFSRFSSSSLITRLTNDVTILQDMLFMGLRFMLRMPLLVVGSSIMALIVNVKLGLLLVVGIPVLLLFVIAVMKRAAARFQLVQRRLDKVNNVMQENLTGMRLIRVFVRRHHERKRFEQHSGELMTDTVAALRLTETTMPFILFIMNASIIAVLWFGHRDIMSGSASVGEVVAIINYSMRTMGALSAFSMIVASFSRARASAERMDEVMSASEEVSSRLVADVPVQSAYRNADPDSIHADQKAKRDNGQRQDTASAASSIRSGSLVHENGELTKSRAADSLLNKEQPGIAFENVYFQYPGVKTPILSDISFAAREGRMTAIMGATGSGKSSLVQLLLRLYEVSSGHIYLQGQDIRQMSEQQLRGMIGYVPQEVVLFSGTIRDNIAWGNEHATMEEIAEAARMAQIHDTITQLPHGYDTLLGQRGVNLSGGQKQRLSIARALVRRPQILLLDDSTSALDVRTESLLLESLGTLSCTTILITQKISSTIRADKVLLLGDGQLIAQGNHEELLQQSELYRKIYASQFGEEELGRVEIIH; this is encoded by the coding sequence ATGTCGCTTATGTTTGCCTTTCTCAAAAAGTACCGGGTTGCCGCTGTGCTGGCGCTGCTCATGATGTTTATCGAGCTGGCGCTGGAACTGCTGCAGCCCTTTCTCATCTCCAAAATTATTGATGATGGAGTGAGCCGTCAGGATGCTTCGACAGTGTTGCTATGGGGCGGAATTCTGGTCGGCGGTACAATTATTGCTTTTGTCGCCGGTATATTCAGTTCGTTCTATGCTTCCTATGCAAGCCAGGGGCTGGGCTATGATCTTCGGGAAGCGCTGTATACCAAAGTACAGTCCTTCTCGTATGCCCTGTTCAGCCGTTTTTCCTCTTCGTCGCTAATTACAAGGTTGACCAATGATGTGACCATTTTGCAGGATATGCTGTTTATGGGTCTGCGCTTTATGCTGCGGATGCCGCTATTGGTAGTAGGCAGCAGTATTATGGCGCTGATCGTCAATGTAAAGCTGGGCCTGCTGCTGGTCGTAGGTATTCCAGTGCTGTTATTATTCGTTATCGCGGTCATGAAGCGGGCTGCGGCGAGATTCCAGCTGGTACAGCGTCGTCTGGATAAAGTCAACAATGTGATGCAGGAAAATCTGACCGGGATGCGGCTGATTCGTGTATTTGTACGTCGCCATCATGAGCGCAAGCGTTTTGAACAGCACAGCGGTGAGCTGATGACCGATACGGTCGCTGCGCTGCGTCTGACCGAGACGACGATGCCGTTTATCCTGTTCATTATGAATGCCAGTATTATTGCAGTGCTGTGGTTTGGACATCGTGACATTATGAGTGGAAGCGCTTCAGTCGGTGAAGTGGTCGCTATTATCAACTACTCCATGCGTACGATGGGCGCATTATCGGCGTTCTCGATGATCGTAGCTTCCTTCTCCAGAGCTAGAGCTTCGGCTGAACGGATGGACGAAGTAATGAGTGCCTCGGAAGAAGTGAGCAGCCGTCTCGTAGCGGATGTACCGGTACAATCGGCATATCGCAACGCAGATCCTGATTCTATACATGCCGATCAGAAAGCAAAACGGGATAATGGTCAGCGTCAGGATACAGCCAGTGCTGCAAGCTCTATCCGATCCGGCAGCCTTGTACATGAAAATGGAGAATTAACGAAATCACGGGCAGCGGATTCCTTATTAAACAAGGAACAGCCTGGTATTGCATTTGAGAATGTGTACTTTCAATACCCGGGTGTGAAGACGCCAATTCTGAGTGATATTTCCTTTGCGGCGCGCGAAGGTCGAATGACTGCGATTATGGGCGCTACCGGATCGGGCAAATCTTCACTGGTACAGCTGCTATTACGATTATACGAAGTCAGCAGTGGACATATTTATTTGCAGGGACAAGATATCCGGCAAATGAGTGAACAGCAGTTGCGCGGAATGATCGGCTATGTACCCCAGGAAGTTGTGCTGTTCAGCGGTACAATCCGTGACAATATCGCCTGGGGAAATGAGCATGCTACGATGGAAGAAATCGCCGAAGCGGCTCGTATGGCCCAGATTCACGATACGATTACTCAGCTGCCCCACGGTTATGATACCCTGCTCGGTCAGCGCGGAGTCAATCTGTCCGGCGGACAGAAGCAGCGTCTGTCTATCGCGCGAGCACTGGTGCGCCGTCCGCAGATTCTGCTGCTGGATGACAGCACGAGTGCACTGGATGTGCGTACCGAATCACTGCTGCTTGAGAGCCTTGGCACCCTGTCCTGTACGACCATTCTGATTACCCAGAAGATCAGTTCGACGATCCGGGCGGACAAAGTACTGCTGCTTGGCGATGGACAGCTAATCGCGCAGGGCAATCATGAAGAGTTGCTCCAGCAGTCGGAGCTGTACCGGAAAATCTATGCATCCCAGTTTGGAGAGGAGGAGCTTGGCCGTGTGGAAATCATTCACTGA
- a CDS encoding TM2 domain-containing protein encodes MSYNMQRKSQLDARELMLLESEVKTYGKNMVVAYVLWYFLGIFGGHRFYMGKIGTAVTQLILSLTGVGMIVTGVWWVVDAFLLHTWVKERNAYVESSIIDQILIQKPITPPSYNY; translated from the coding sequence ATGAGTTACAACATGCAGCGCAAAAGTCAGTTGGACGCACGCGAACTGATGCTGTTGGAATCGGAAGTCAAAACGTATGGTAAAAACATGGTTGTCGCTTATGTACTATGGTACTTCCTGGGCATTTTTGGAGGACATCGTTTTTACATGGGTAAGATCGGAACAGCGGTAACACAATTAATCCTTTCACTGACGGGTGTAGGTATGATCGTTACAGGCGTATGGTGGGTTGTGGATGCCTTCCTGCTGCATACTTGGGTAAAAGAACGTAATGCTTATGTAGAAAGCAGTATTATCGATCAGATTCTCATTCAAAAGCCAATCACGCCGCCAAGCTACAATTACTGA
- a CDS encoding hybrid sensor histidine kinase/response regulator transcription factor has translation MLGIRLICSISLLFATIDKYTQFMLPFWLLVLWQLIAFTVPWVCLQLNHKYYLLGEIVISGGLCLYLASFFPAAYLSFLLYAFLIAANSKQQSYYWSAPLVILLVPVIFTQVTEQSDFWAILLQFGLAYTFGFSFHLLMVNHQQSEIIRDQNAVLEQYLSQVERITLAEERSRLSKELHDTIGHAYTALIMGLETLRPELATTAGTERLDSLLLRARQSMDEVRSYVHQMQSPQEELPLTQSLQALAQEFQEHAGVSVRFKAFGEEHMITRPAKSTLYRCLQESLTNAVRHGQATAITVSLRYELQQTRLEIQDNGHGTEQLRDGFGLRAMKERAAHVQGQIAVYSQPGEGTLVTCTISRPIDTGDEVIRLLLVDDQPFIRDSLRIILEQQPDLQVAGVAENGVQAVEQCRQLQPQLVLMDLDMPHMDGISATKIIKQTWPHIPILILTTFEHTEQALHALQSGADGYLLKSIQPGELADTIRTVYRGGTLIDRGMSQKLFAQLNDSRTIPATAAYDLTPRELEILQLVSEGLRYKTIASKLYLSDGTVRNYASSVYLKLGVRNREEAVQKSRELGILR, from the coding sequence ATGCTGGGCATCCGTCTGATTTGCAGCATTTCCTTGCTGTTTGCTACGATCGATAAATATACTCAATTCATGCTGCCGTTCTGGCTTCTTGTGTTATGGCAGCTGATTGCTTTTACTGTTCCATGGGTGTGCTTGCAGCTCAATCACAAATACTATTTGCTTGGTGAGATCGTAATTTCAGGTGGATTATGTCTGTACCTGGCTTCCTTTTTTCCAGCCGCTTATCTGTCTTTCTTGTTGTATGCATTTTTGATAGCGGCCAATAGCAAGCAACAATCCTATTACTGGTCTGCTCCTCTTGTGATACTGCTTGTGCCTGTTATATTTACGCAGGTTACCGAACAGAGTGATTTTTGGGCGATTCTGCTGCAATTCGGACTAGCGTATACGTTCGGATTTTCTTTCCATTTATTAATGGTCAATCACCAGCAAAGCGAGATTATACGTGATCAAAATGCAGTATTGGAGCAATACCTGTCACAGGTGGAGCGCATTACACTGGCCGAAGAGCGGAGCCGGTTATCCAAAGAGCTGCATGATACGATCGGTCATGCCTACACTGCTCTGATTATGGGACTCGAAACCCTTCGTCCGGAGCTGGCAACGACTGCTGGAACCGAGCGGCTCGATTCCCTGCTTCTGCGGGCTCGCCAAAGTATGGATGAAGTCAGAAGCTATGTACACCAGATGCAATCTCCGCAGGAGGAATTGCCGCTAACCCAGTCTTTACAGGCGCTGGCACAGGAATTTCAGGAACATGCTGGTGTATCGGTTCGTTTTAAGGCATTTGGAGAAGAGCATATGATCACCAGACCAGCCAAAAGTACATTGTATCGTTGTCTACAGGAGTCATTAACAAATGCAGTACGCCATGGGCAAGCAACAGCCATCACCGTTTCTCTTCGTTATGAACTTCAGCAGACCAGACTCGAAATTCAGGATAATGGACACGGGACAGAGCAATTGCGCGATGGATTCGGCCTGCGTGCCATGAAAGAACGTGCAGCACATGTACAGGGCCAGATCGCCGTCTACAGCCAGCCTGGTGAGGGCACACTTGTGACCTGCACCATTTCCAGGCCAATAGACACCGGGGATGAGGTGATCCGTCTGCTGCTTGTAGATGACCAGCCTTTTATCCGCGATAGTCTGCGGATTATTCTGGAGCAGCAGCCTGATCTGCAGGTCGCCGGAGTTGCAGAGAATGGCGTGCAGGCTGTTGAGCAGTGCCGCCAGCTTCAACCCCAGTTGGTGCTTATGGATCTGGATATGCCCCACATGGACGGAATCTCTGCAACCAAGATCATCAAGCAGACATGGCCGCATATCCCTATTCTGATTCTTACTACATTTGAACATACCGAGCAGGCTTTGCATGCTCTGCAAAGTGGAGCAGATGGCTATTTGCTAAAATCGATACAGCCGGGAGAACTGGCTGATACGATCCGTACTGTTTATCGCGGTGGAACATTGATCGACCGGGGCATGTCACAAAAGCTATTTGCGCAGTTAAACGATTCACGGACAATACCTGCAACTGCAGCCTATGACCTGACGCCGCGAGAACTTGAGATTCTCCAGCTCGTCTCGGAAGGATTACGTTACAAAACGATTGCCTCCAAACTGTATTTGTCCGATGGAACGGTACGGAATTATGCTTCATCGGTCTACCTGAAGCTCGGTGTTCGCAACCGAGAAGAAGCTGTACAAAAATCCCGGGAGCTGGGGATTTTACGATGA
- a CDS encoding ABC transporter ATP-binding protein, with translation MWKSFTDPFRVPRPPAVAAEEPGDTPQGPQTAGKKRRAKDWKGTLARIWKYLSQRRLKLFLVLFMVLLTSALTLLGPYLVGIAIDDFLEQDAGRRWIWFLAALGAVYILNSVTSWLQNVWMIEIAQETVYRMRADLFSHLHRLPIPFFGQRQQGELMSRVTNDIENVSSTLNSSAIQIFSSVLTLIGTLGVMLWLSPLLTLLTFIVVPLMALGMRWITRRTGPLFRERQRNLGELNGYIEETMSGEKIIKAFAQEQRVIGEFGERNDRIRFSGFWAQTISGFIPKLMNGLNNLSFALIAGAGGLLAIRGAITVGVIVIFVEYARQFTRPLNDLANQWNTLLSAIAGAERVFEIMDEEVEEADEQQAAAVQQIRGEVEFRDVSFGYDTGKGRDTLQHISFKAEPGEMIALVGPTGAGKTTLIQLISRFYDADEGMITIDGQDIKQMRRASLREHMAFVLQDSFLFEGTIMDNIRYGRLEATDTEVEQAAIMANADSFIRRLPDGYQHHLGRDGGGISQGQRQLLTIARAMLSNPAILVLDEATSSIDTVTEIRIQEGLQRLMQGRTSFVIAHRLNTIRSADQILVLRDGQIMEKGSHDQLLEQGGFYSDLFHSQLKVSS, from the coding sequence GTGTGGAAATCATTCACTGATCCTTTTCGTGTACCAAGACCGCCGGCTGTAGCAGCCGAAGAACCGGGAGATACCCCGCAGGGACCGCAGACCGCAGGCAAGAAGCGGCGGGCCAAAGACTGGAAAGGTACACTGGCACGAATCTGGAAGTACCTGTCCCAGCGTCGCCTCAAGCTGTTTCTTGTCCTGTTTATGGTATTGTTGACCTCTGCACTGACACTGCTGGGGCCGTATCTGGTGGGGATCGCAATTGACGATTTTCTGGAACAGGATGCCGGCAGACGCTGGATCTGGTTTCTCGCTGCATTGGGTGCAGTATATATTCTGAATTCGGTCACTTCCTGGCTGCAAAATGTCTGGATGATCGAGATTGCCCAGGAGACCGTATACCGGATGCGTGCCGATCTGTTCTCGCATTTGCATCGCCTGCCGATTCCCTTTTTTGGACAGAGACAGCAGGGGGAGCTGATGAGTCGGGTGACTAATGATATCGAGAACGTCAGCTCGACGCTGAACAGCTCGGCGATCCAGATTTTCTCCAGTGTGCTGACGCTTATTGGTACGCTCGGTGTTATGCTGTGGCTCAGTCCGCTGCTGACGCTGCTGACCTTTATCGTCGTGCCGCTCATGGCGCTGGGAATGCGCTGGATCACCCGGCGTACCGGTCCGCTGTTCCGGGAACGGCAGCGTAATCTGGGTGAGCTGAACGGGTATATCGAAGAGACGATGTCGGGAGAGAAGATTATTAAAGCTTTTGCCCAGGAGCAGCGGGTGATTGGCGAATTCGGTGAACGCAATGACCGGATACGCTTCTCCGGATTCTGGGCCCAGACGATCTCCGGGTTTATTCCCAAGCTGATGAACGGGCTCAATAATCTGAGCTTTGCCCTGATTGCCGGAGCAGGAGGACTGCTGGCAATCCGTGGTGCGATTACTGTCGGGGTAATTGTCATTTTTGTTGAATATGCCCGCCAGTTTACTCGTCCGCTAAATGATCTGGCGAACCAGTGGAATACGCTGCTGTCGGCAATAGCAGGAGCCGAGCGGGTATTCGAGATTATGGATGAAGAGGTCGAGGAAGCTGATGAACAGCAGGCTGCGGCAGTCCAGCAGATTCGGGGAGAAGTGGAATTCCGCGATGTATCTTTTGGCTACGATACGGGAAAAGGCCGGGATACCCTCCAGCATATCTCGTTTAAGGCGGAGCCGGGAGAGATGATTGCACTCGTCGGACCGACCGGTGCAGGCAAGACTACGCTGATTCAGCTGATCTCCCGCTTTTATGATGCAGATGAAGGCATGATTACGATAGATGGACAGGATATCAAGCAGATGCGCCGGGCCAGTCTGCGTGAACATATGGCATTTGTTCTACAGGATTCGTTTCTGTTCGAGGGAACAATCATGGATAATATCCGCTATGGACGGCTGGAAGCTACAGATACCGAGGTAGAGCAGGCCGCTATTATGGCGAATGCCGACAGCTTTATCCGTCGTCTGCCGGATGGGTACCAGCATCATCTTGGGCGCGATGGCGGCGGGATCAGTCAGGGTCAGCGCCAGCTGCTTACGATTGCGAGAGCAATGCTGTCCAATCCGGCGATTCTGGTGCTCGATGAAGCGACCAGCAGTATCGATACAGTAACCGAGATCCGTATTCAGGAAGGACTGCAGCGGCTGATGCAGGGACGTACCAGCTTTGTGATTGCCCACCGGCTGAATACTATTCGGTCAGCGGATCAGATCCTCGTTCTGCGCGACGGACAGATTATGGAAAAAGGTTCTCATGATCAGCTGCTGGAGCAGGGTGGATTCTATAGCGATCTGTTCCATAGTCAGCTGAAAGTATCTTCCTGA
- a CDS encoding FHA domain-containing protein codes for MPDMIKLIVDTAGQEGHGSFVYVESQKEIMIGRHTGTIQLDLPLYNQLVSKQHCRITRQHNTVYVEDLGSKNGTELNGQRLQPYQKYPVSENDQLTLVNGLVGLRLERGVDFEETREYRISDLLENEVRLNDYLQNIQVGGDSITLSKKEYQLFKMLYNCLDHFVTREQIVREVWPERCVEDAELVGVDEVNSLIYRTNKKLGNHFTIKSVYKKGVYMKKQSQNEEIDIVSPS; via the coding sequence ATGCCGGACATGATTAAATTGATTGTCGACACAGCCGGCCAGGAAGGCCATGGTTCGTTTGTTTATGTAGAAAGTCAAAAAGAAATAATGATCGGCAGACATACCGGAACGATCCAACTCGATCTGCCGCTATATAATCAGCTGGTCTCCAAGCAGCACTGCCGGATTACCCGCCAGCATAATACCGTATACGTCGAAGATCTGGGCAGCAAAAACGGGACCGAGCTGAACGGGCAGCGTCTGCAGCCTTATCAGAAATATCCGGTGAGCGAGAATGACCAGCTGACTCTGGTAAATGGACTGGTCGGCCTGCGTCTGGAACGGGGTGTAGATTTTGAAGAGACCCGCGAATACCGGATCAGTGATCTGCTGGAAAACGAAGTGCGGTTAAACGATTATTTGCAAAATATTCAAGTCGGCGGCGACAGTATTACACTGTCCAAAAAGGAATACCAGCTGTTCAAAATGCTGTATAACTGCCTCGACCACTTTGTAACCCGTGAACAGATTGTACGCGAGGTCTGGCCGGAGCGCTGTGTGGAAGATGCCGAGCTGGTCGGCGTAGATGAGGTCAATTCACTGATTTACCGTACGAATAAAAAGCTGGGAAATCATTTTACGATCAAGTCAGTGTACAAAAAAGGGGTATATATGAAGAAACAGTCCCAGAATGAAGAGATCGACATCGTATCTCCGTCCTGA
- a CDS encoding DUF6376 family protein, whose protein sequence is MKKYILSLLLLAGLLSGCSAVDQVSQSVNYVSEVTTYINNTSQLSQQLPELAQQAITDPDARQSLIQELQNAQSQINQFQNLQVPGFAQDLHQQLAGYTDTLGTEVNGLIDQAQAGKLTPEALNNSPIFQTIDQITGLMNQFQQLGNN, encoded by the coding sequence ATGAAAAAATATATTTTATCTCTCCTGCTATTGGCTGGATTGCTGTCCGGCTGCTCTGCAGTCGATCAGGTCAGCCAGTCCGTGAATTATGTAAGTGAAGTTACTACGTATATCAATAATACGTCCCAGCTGTCCCAGCAGCTGCCCGAGCTGGCGCAGCAGGCGATTACCGATCCTGATGCACGTCAGAGCCTGATCCAGGAATTGCAAAATGCGCAGTCCCAGATCAATCAGTTCCAGAATCTACAGGTTCCCGGCTTTGCCCAGGATCTGCACCAGCAGCTAGCCGGTTATACCGACACACTCGGTACGGAAGTGAATGGACTAATTGATCAGGCACAGGCAGGCAAGCTGACTCCCGAAGCACTGAACAATTCCCCTATTTTCCAGACGATCGACCAGATCACCGGTCTGATGAACCAGTTCCAGCAGCTTGGCAATAATTAA
- a CDS encoding DUF6953 family protein, with protein sequence MEPTVTTEQQIAQWMVDQIREQGVLKQEDVIAHVRAEYGEQYLFTSESGNISLDKEIKKAFRKSHGGRVAWDRDGFFWAWT encoded by the coding sequence ATGGAGCCTACAGTAACAACCGAACAGCAAATTGCACAGTGGATGGTTGACCAGATTCGCGAGCAGGGCGTTTTGAAACAGGAGGACGTAATTGCTCATGTCCGCGCCGAATATGGAGAACAATATCTGTTTACCAGCGAGAGCGGCAATATTTCACTGGACAAGGAAATCAAAAAAGCATTCCGCAAATCTCACGGTGGACGAGTTGCCTGGGATCGTGACGGATTTTTCTGGGCATGGACCTAA
- a CDS encoding TM2 domain-containing protein: MLTRYELSPQELMLLNSELRPREKSLALSYLMLIGGHLGVHRFYLRRTVSAIIQLVLFLLAMAAYFGFAFAAEFNEGLRLPFLILMLVTGFPLFVWIVIDLFMIPRMVRDLNQQAEHEVLQQIEWLRQNPPPARESMASPTAAPQPGYQPPQL, translated from the coding sequence ATGTTAACCAGATACGAATTATCTCCACAAGAACTGATGCTACTCAACTCGGAATTACGGCCCAGAGAGAAATCTCTGGCACTATCCTACCTGATGCTAATTGGCGGACATCTGGGGGTTCACCGTTTTTATCTGAGACGTACAGTCAGTGCAATTATTCAGCTTGTATTGTTTTTACTGGCTATGGCTGCTTATTTTGGATTTGCTTTTGCCGCAGAATTTAATGAAGGATTACGCTTGCCATTCCTTATTCTGATGCTGGTAACCGGCTTTCCTTTATTTGTCTGGATTGTGATTGATCTATTCATGATTCCGCGTATGGTACGCGATTTAAATCAGCAAGCAGAACATGAGGTACTCCAGCAGATCGAGTGGCTGAGACAGAATCCTCCACCAGCACGTGAAAGTATGGCTTCTCCTACAGCGGCTCCACAGCCAGGATACCAGCCACCACAGCTCTAA